A stretch of DNA from Methylomicrobium lacus LW14:
CATTTTTTTCGATCGATGATCATCATGACTCTAAAAATTGCTGTTGAGGAAAACCGTGTATGTTGTTAATACCTGCAATTGATTTGAAAGAAGGCAAATGTGTCCGTTTGCGGCAGGGACGCATGGAAGACGACACGGTGTTCTCCGAAGACCCGGTCGCGGTCGCGGGCCGCTGGGTCAATCTCGGCGCCAAACGTCTGCATCTGGTCGATCTGGACGGCGCCTTTGCCGGCAAGCCGCGCAATGCGGAGGTGATCCATGCGATCGCCGAAGCCTTTCCTAACGTGCCTATCCAAATCGGCGGCGGCATCCGGGACGAAGAGACGATCCAGGCTTATCTGAATGCCGGCGTCGAATATGTGATCATCGGCACCAAGGCGGTCAACGCGCCGCATTTCGTTCGCGACATGGCGATCGAATACCCGCGCCGAATCATCGTCGGCCTCGACGCGAAGGACGGCAAGGTCGCGATCGACGGCTGGTCCAAACTGTCCCGCCATGACGTGATCGATCTCGCGAAGCATTTCGAGGAAGACGGCGTCGAGGCGATCATCTATACCGATATTTCGCGCGACGGCATGATGCAGGGCGTGAACATCGAGGCGACCTCCCGGCTCGCGCGCGCAATTAAAATCCCGGTGATCGCCTCGGGCGGCATCACCAATATCGACGACATCCGAGCGCTCGGCCAGATTGCCGGCGACGGCGTGATCGGCGCGATCACCGGCCGCGCGATCTACGAAGGCACGCTCGATTTCGCCGAAGCGGAAAAACTGGCCGAGTCGTTCTGATCATGAGTCTCGCCAAACGCATCATTCCCTGCCTGGATGTCGATAACGGCCGCGTGGTCAAAGGCGTCAAATTCGTCGACATCCGCGATGCCGGCGATCCGGTCGAAATCGCCCGGCGTTACGACCGCGAAGGCGCTGATGAAATCACCTTTCTCGACATTACCGCAACCCACGACAACCGCGCGACGATGGTGCATGTGGTCGAACAGGTCGCCGGCGAAGTATTTATTCCGTTGACGGTCGGCGGCGGCATCCGCACTTTAAACGATATTCGCACCATGCTGAACGCCGGCGCGGACAAGGTCGGCATCAATAGCGCCGCGGTATCCAATCCCGAATTCGTGCGCGAAGCGGCCGAGCGTTTCGGCTCGCAGTGCATCGTCGTCGCGATCGACGCGAAAAAAGTTTCCGCGCCGGGCGATCCCGAGCGCTGGGAAATCTTCACGCACGGCGGCCGGAAATCGACCGGCATCGAGGCGATCGGCTGGGCTAAAAAAATGGTCGACTACGGCGCCGGCGAAATCCTGCTGACCAGCATGGACCGCGACGGCACCCGCGAAGGCTTCGACCTGCGCCTGACGCGCGCGCTCAGCG
This window harbors:
- the hisA gene encoding 1-(5-phosphoribosyl)-5-[(5-phosphoribosylamino)methylideneamino]imidazole-4-carboxamide isomerase codes for the protein MLLIPAIDLKEGKCVRLRQGRMEDDTVFSEDPVAVAGRWVNLGAKRLHLVDLDGAFAGKPRNAEVIHAIAEAFPNVPIQIGGGIRDEETIQAYLNAGVEYVIIGTKAVNAPHFVRDMAIEYPRRIIVGLDAKDGKVAIDGWSKLSRHDVIDLAKHFEEDGVEAIIYTDISRDGMMQGVNIEATSRLARAIKIPVIASGGITNIDDIRALGQIAGDGVIGAITGRAIYEGTLDFAEAEKLAESF
- the hisF gene encoding imidazole glycerol phosphate synthase subunit HisF is translated as MSLAKRIIPCLDVDNGRVVKGVKFVDIRDAGDPVEIARRYDREGADEITFLDITATHDNRATMVHVVEQVAGEVFIPLTVGGGIRTLNDIRTMLNAGADKVGINSAAVSNPEFVREAAERFGSQCIVVAIDAKKVSAPGDPERWEIFTHGGRKSTGIEAIGWAKKMVDYGAGEILLTSMDRDGTREGFDLRLTRALSEAVAVPVIASGGVGNLDHLVDGIIEGKADAVLAASIFHFGEYTIQQAKEHMAKHGIEVRLT